Proteins encoded within one genomic window of Gallus gallus isolate bGalGal1 chromosome 1, bGalGal1.mat.broiler.GRCg7b, whole genome shotgun sequence:
- the OC3 gene encoding uncharacterized protein LOC417943 precursor, giving the protein MRKLLAPLILTLALAVHCCCEKDPKEPSGSPSAASITVEKEVANAFVKRQKRFDMYEWYSEYYKSPMEQMRERCESYPPCDYLSEQIGFPMAYNRFFGRY; this is encoded by the exons atGAGGAAGCTACTGGCACCTCTGATCTTGACTCTGGCCCTGGcagtgcactgctgctgtgagaaAG ATCCCAAAGAGCCCTCAGGATCTCCCAGTGCCGCCA GCATCACAGTTGAAAAGGAAGTTGCCAATGCCTTTGTGAAGAGGCAGAAGAGGTTCGACATGTATGAATG GTACTCTGAGTATTACAAAAGCCCAATGGAGCAGATGCGTGAGCGTTGTGAAAGCTACCCTCCCTGTGACTATCTGTCTGAACAAATAGGATTTCCCATGGCCTACAACCGTTTCTTTGGGAGATACTAA